The following coding sequences are from one Luteolibacter yonseiensis window:
- a CDS encoding beta strand repeat-containing protein — MKSKFRNLLGLTTVIASFTPATRLLALDYTWTGTTSNVSNVAGNWNPNGTPGGADNVLINTSTPNPTNIPSGNWERKGAGTTTIDGTGIVNLALGGARFLNNGAFNMLGGQFVQSGEYFIVGNGGVGTFTQSGGSVDTTLRRGFFLSDGDGDSGSVYNLSGGTLSVKSATDSGVGEELRSVWFGKGRNGVGTDKFNITGSTATFEKTGGSTANVQLSGSAELNVTNGTVTFDKYTEARVGYLAANGDQQAKINVSGGTLNFTNAAGNTNVRVGYNDKGLLKIDGGEVNIKGLLGIGTTGNAVVDDGAGTCLMSGAAVMNITGNLAVGTGTSKGTLSMSGGTLTVTNTGVDIIGGGNNGNATVSLSGTSVLNAATTKWKTGDFGGNGNAGSTTISLADSAALTLKEFTIGHIGGPTATETVTLTGSSNLTVTNFITMGRDDRAENSSIIASLNLNGGTLSTGYIIKGGDFSDATRNLVNADGGTIKALATEPDFLKNGTLSPGRVYLNLQAGGLKFDTNGFDVGIQTGLHGTGGLTKLGQGTLSLSNFNDYTGLTTVSAGALQVATGNNEGAPATFADGTGLIVTGEPSLPWRTTNLTLGSSTGMTVEIRNFDPVAGGAAIDATGTLTPHGDVTLKITGMPAVNKFPLIRFGSLAPNGLSSFKLAPLPRGVDAELIVYDSSIALNVKALNVLKWKGNVNSTWDVNSTSNWTLGIPAAKYLENDNVRFDDTASGITSISLAAVVAPATINVENTNKTYTISGTGSITGGTTLNKTGSGMLTLATVNTYTGLTNVIAGTLRFGDGVNDGSIAGPLLVNDTNVIYNTTASATQSGSLAGYNDLGGPASLTKVGPGTQIFTGTVNDYSGRIQINEGTYQIGDGLVNGAFGSSAIYEIAPNARLRFNQVSAVAKNWGSITGTGVIGLTAPTSFDWGAIALSQNFGGTLVVEKGRIGLNGGSAALGGTTKIQILSGAQLLAFSNVDPYTVPIEIAGGGWGETGYPNGLRLAATATATWAGAVTLTADSGITSQRGATFEITGPISGNYQCEFYTGDNAGENGTLVINPAGGRNSYTITKINGRVGGSTVAGNANAFSTGPLVVAESMLKLNGFDFTFANLSGTGGKIGNYHATTPSVLTVGGDNTSSTYTGVILDGATAPLGLTKTGSGTLTLSGANAYTGVTTVSQGTLSFTTPSLGDTATVSISSGAHLDLSTGAADTIGVLILGGVSVPPGTYNSSHPTYGSYFTGTGSVVIAGGYSSWAAEKGLDATNNGPTQDPDNDGLANLLEFYLDGNPLASDGASLVTQTTDANYLTLTFHRRDDANDDVTSQFAQYGPGLTGWTDVILGDANSGPDANGVLVNITDNGTAPDTVVVRIPTTNAGGGKLFGRLKVVK; from the coding sequence ATGAAATCCAAATTCCGCAACCTTCTCGGCCTCACGACCGTGATCGCCTCGTTCACTCCGGCCACCCGGCTCCTCGCGCTGGACTACACCTGGACAGGGACGACCAGCAACGTCTCCAATGTGGCCGGCAACTGGAATCCCAACGGAACCCCCGGTGGCGCCGACAACGTCCTGATCAACACCAGCACCCCCAACCCCACCAACATTCCTTCCGGGAACTGGGAACGCAAGGGCGCGGGCACCACCACCATCGACGGCACCGGGATCGTGAACCTCGCGCTGGGCGGGGCACGCTTTCTCAACAACGGAGCCTTCAACATGCTGGGCGGACAGTTCGTGCAAAGCGGCGAGTATTTCATCGTGGGGAACGGCGGAGTCGGCACCTTCACCCAGAGCGGCGGTTCGGTGGATACAACCCTGAGACGCGGATTCTTCCTCTCGGATGGTGACGGCGATTCCGGCTCCGTTTACAATCTCTCCGGCGGAACACTGAGCGTGAAGTCCGCGACCGACTCCGGGGTCGGTGAGGAGCTTCGCAGCGTATGGTTCGGCAAAGGCAGGAACGGCGTCGGAACCGACAAATTCAACATCACCGGAAGCACCGCGACTTTTGAAAAAACCGGCGGATCCACCGCGAACGTGCAGCTCTCCGGCAGCGCCGAGCTGAATGTCACGAACGGAACGGTCACCTTCGACAAATACACCGAAGCCAGGGTCGGCTATCTGGCTGCCAACGGCGACCAGCAGGCCAAGATCAACGTCAGCGGCGGCACGCTGAACTTCACGAACGCAGCGGGCAACACGAATGTCAGGGTGGGCTACAACGACAAGGGCCTGCTGAAGATCGATGGCGGCGAGGTCAACATCAAGGGACTGCTTGGCATCGGCACCACGGGCAACGCCGTTGTGGACGACGGAGCGGGAACCTGCCTCATGAGCGGCGCCGCCGTGATGAACATCACGGGGAATCTCGCGGTCGGCACCGGCACCAGCAAGGGCACCCTCTCGATGAGCGGAGGCACGCTCACCGTCACCAACACAGGCGTGGACATCATCGGCGGAGGAAACAATGGAAACGCCACGGTCAGCCTATCGGGAACCAGCGTACTGAACGCCGCGACGACGAAATGGAAGACCGGTGACTTCGGCGGCAACGGCAACGCGGGCAGCACCACCATTTCATTGGCGGACAGCGCGGCTCTCACGCTCAAGGAATTCACCATCGGCCACATCGGCGGTCCGACAGCGACGGAAACGGTGACTCTCACGGGCTCCTCGAACCTCACGGTCACCAATTTCATCACCATGGGTCGCGATGACAGAGCTGAAAATTCCAGCATCATCGCCTCGCTGAATCTCAACGGCGGGACACTTTCCACCGGCTACATCATCAAGGGTGGCGACTTTTCGGACGCCACCCGGAACCTTGTCAACGCCGACGGCGGCACCATCAAGGCGCTCGCGACCGAGCCGGATTTCCTCAAGAACGGCACCCTCTCCCCAGGCCGGGTCTATTTGAACCTGCAGGCGGGAGGATTGAAATTCGACACCAACGGATTCGATGTGGGAATCCAAACGGGCCTCCACGGCACCGGCGGCCTGACCAAGCTGGGCCAGGGCACTCTCTCGCTGTCCAATTTCAACGATTACACCGGACTCACCACCGTCAGCGCCGGCGCGCTGCAGGTCGCCACCGGAAACAACGAAGGCGCTCCGGCGACGTTCGCTGATGGGACCGGACTCATCGTGACGGGCGAACCCAGCCTGCCGTGGAGAACCACCAATCTCACCCTCGGCTCCTCCACCGGAATGACCGTGGAGATCCGGAATTTCGACCCGGTTGCGGGAGGAGCCGCCATCGATGCCACGGGCACCCTAACTCCTCATGGCGATGTGACCCTCAAGATCACCGGGATGCCGGCTGTCAACAAATTCCCTCTCATCCGGTTCGGCTCCCTGGCTCCGAACGGCTTGAGCTCTTTCAAGCTCGCCCCCCTGCCCCGCGGCGTCGATGCGGAGCTGATCGTGTATGACAGCTCGATTGCTCTGAACGTCAAGGCCTTGAACGTCCTGAAATGGAAAGGAAACGTGAATTCCACATGGGATGTCAACTCCACCTCCAACTGGACGCTCGGAATCCCGGCGGCCAAGTATTTGGAGAATGACAATGTCCGCTTCGACGACACGGCCTCGGGGATCACCAGCATTTCCCTGGCGGCTGTCGTGGCTCCGGCCACGATCAACGTGGAAAACACCAACAAGACCTACACGATATCGGGAACCGGGTCCATCACCGGCGGCACCACGCTGAACAAGACGGGAAGCGGCATGCTCACCCTCGCCACCGTCAATACCTACACCGGCCTGACCAACGTTATCGCAGGCACGCTCCGCTTTGGAGACGGTGTCAATGACGGCTCCATCGCCGGTCCGCTGCTTGTCAACGACACCAATGTGATCTACAACACGACCGCCAGCGCCACGCAGTCCGGATCGCTCGCCGGTTACAATGACTTGGGCGGCCCGGCCAGCCTGACCAAGGTGGGTCCCGGAACTCAGATCTTCACCGGCACGGTCAACGATTACTCCGGCCGGATCCAGATCAACGAGGGAACCTACCAGATAGGCGACGGGCTTGTGAACGGAGCCTTCGGCTCGTCCGCGATTTATGAAATCGCTCCGAACGCCAGGCTCAGGTTCAACCAGGTTTCCGCCGTCGCCAAGAACTGGGGAAGCATCACAGGAACTGGTGTGATCGGTCTCACCGCCCCCACCTCGTTCGACTGGGGAGCCATCGCCCTTTCGCAGAATTTCGGCGGCACCCTGGTGGTGGAGAAAGGCCGGATCGGTCTGAACGGCGGTTCCGCCGCCCTCGGCGGGACAACGAAAATCCAGATTCTCTCCGGTGCCCAGTTGCTCGCCTTCAGCAATGTTGATCCTTATACGGTTCCCATCGAGATCGCCGGTGGAGGCTGGGGAGAAACCGGCTACCCCAACGGCCTGCGGCTGGCCGCCACCGCCACGGCAACCTGGGCCGGCGCTGTGACACTCACCGCCGACTCCGGCATCACCTCCCAACGCGGGGCCACATTTGAGATCACCGGTCCCATCTCCGGCAACTACCAGTGTGAATTCTACACGGGTGACAACGCCGGGGAAAATGGCACGCTTGTGATCAACCCGGCCGGCGGCAGGAACTCCTACACCATCACGAAAATCAACGGTCGCGTCGGAGGTTCGACGGTCGCTGGGAATGCCAACGCCTTCAGCACCGGACCGCTCGTCGTCGCGGAGTCCATGTTGAAACTCAACGGATTCGATTTCACCTTCGCCAATCTCAGCGGAACAGGCGGAAAAATCGGCAACTACCACGCCACGACACCATCCGTGCTCACCGTGGGTGGAGACAACACCAGCTCCACCTATACCGGTGTCATCCTCGACGGGGCCACGGCCCCGCTGGGTCTCACCAAAACCGGAAGTGGAACTCTCACCCTCAGCGGTGCGAATGCCTACACCGGCGTGACCACCGTCAGCCAAGGCACGCTGTCATTCACCACCCCCTCCCTTGGTGATACCGCCACGGTCAGCATCTCCAGCGGAGCCCACCTGGATCTCTCCACCGGAGCGGCCGACACCATTGGCGTGCTCATCCTCGGCGGCGTCAGCGTGCCACCCGGCACCTACAATTCCAGCCACCCCACCTACGGCAGCTATTTCACCGGCACGGGCAGTGTTGTCATCGCCGGCGGCTATTCCTCATGGGCGGCTGAGAAGGGGTTGGACGCCACCAACAACGGTCCCACACAGGATCCCGATAACGACGGACTCGCCAATCTCCTCGAATTCTACCTCGATGGAAATCCGCTTGCCTCCGACGGAGCCTCCCTGGTCACGCAAACCACGGATGCCAACTACCTGACGCTCACCTTCCACCGCCGGGATGATGCGAACGACGACGTCACCTCCCAGTTCGCCCAATACGGCCCGGGCCTGACCGGCTGGACGGATGTGATCCTCGGAGACGCGAATTCGGGACCTGATGCCAACGGCGTCCTCGTCAACATCACTGACAACGGCACCGCGCCCGACACCGTGGTGGTCCGCATCCCCACCACCAACGCGGGCGGCGGAAAACTCTTCGGGCGTTTGAAAGTGGTGAAATAA
- a CDS encoding BamA/OMP85 family outer membrane protein, with translation MMRRTFPILMLTALAATAETRIHITGLTRKSEGNVLDLMGGRLEYVRNNQASASSADDAAFLLTQVLRKDGYADVRVSSKIVSRDEILLTVYEGRRFSLGTVTVRGVDSDQAPKLAKIYAAPAEKARPLGAGSAPFREEDVEKGVSNIRQQLNSQGYWSAEVTIASRNTDPVEERVDLAIDVVTGPLFRISPAKIFSPDNRGVIRTKTTVDPFIGKEATTANLNAMRLAVEEAFNSRGYPDSRITMGRILEAPKFIPDFYIDLGNRVRLNNVRIEGLERTNPKRIAQRMKVLEGEWYDEAAMNKRIRGFLATGAFSSATVERVPVSEKRIDALLHFDETRAREISGAAGVDSYHGPLFRVSYADRNLFGQLLGFSSGFEFSARGILGETKLTDPWMWGSDVSGTVRAYALFYGREGYTALETGLEGKVNWKLGDHYSLEVLAGTSIVNLEPDGLPPAELGETVYGNPRLRFTQTLDYRDSTVLPKKGWHLDSPLEIGAAVGDLTTSYVKGGVNGGWYHPINANYSVGLGGEFGMLVPTGDGENLPIDLRMFNGGARSVRSFPERELGPTVNGHPTGGEAAWNANAELIRSITGSVSAVVFLDAGALSREYYELSQSELEMAVGLGVRLNLPIGPVRLEYGYNLTQDPGEPVGTLHFAIGTAY, from the coding sequence ATGATGCGCCGCACTTTTCCCATCCTCATGCTCACCGCGCTCGCCGCGACGGCCGAGACGCGCATCCACATCACCGGCCTGACCCGCAAGAGCGAGGGGAACGTGCTGGATCTGATGGGCGGGCGGCTGGAATATGTGAGGAACAACCAGGCATCCGCATCAAGTGCGGACGATGCCGCCTTCCTTCTGACCCAGGTGTTGCGGAAGGACGGATACGCCGATGTGCGGGTGAGTTCGAAAATCGTCAGCCGCGACGAAATCCTGCTGACCGTATACGAAGGCCGGAGATTCTCCCTCGGGACCGTGACGGTCCGCGGTGTCGATTCGGATCAGGCGCCCAAACTGGCCAAGATCTATGCCGCACCCGCCGAGAAGGCTCGTCCGTTGGGAGCCGGGTCCGCCCCCTTCAGGGAGGAAGACGTCGAGAAGGGGGTATCCAACATCCGGCAACAACTCAACTCGCAAGGCTATTGGTCAGCCGAGGTGACGATCGCCTCCCGCAATACCGATCCGGTTGAGGAGCGGGTGGATCTCGCCATCGACGTGGTCACCGGACCGCTTTTCCGAATTTCTCCCGCGAAAATCTTCAGCCCGGACAACCGCGGGGTGATCCGCACGAAGACGACCGTTGACCCATTCATCGGCAAGGAAGCCACCACCGCGAACCTGAATGCCATGCGCCTCGCGGTGGAGGAGGCTTTCAACAGCCGTGGTTATCCCGACTCCAGAATCACCATGGGCCGCATTCTGGAGGCTCCGAAATTCATCCCGGATTTCTACATTGATCTCGGCAACCGCGTCCGGCTGAACAACGTCCGTATCGAGGGGCTCGAGCGGACGAATCCGAAACGAATCGCCCAACGAATGAAGGTTTTGGAGGGGGAGTGGTATGACGAGGCGGCGATGAACAAGCGCATCCGTGGATTCCTGGCGACCGGAGCATTTTCTTCAGCGACCGTGGAGAGGGTTCCGGTGAGCGAGAAACGGATCGATGCCTTGCTGCATTTCGACGAAACACGCGCGCGAGAGATTTCAGGTGCGGCGGGGGTGGATTCCTATCACGGACCTCTCTTCCGGGTATCCTATGCGGACAGGAACCTGTTCGGGCAGTTGCTGGGCTTCAGCTCCGGTTTCGAATTCAGCGCGCGTGGCATTCTGGGAGAAACGAAACTGACGGATCCCTGGATGTGGGGTTCCGATGTTTCGGGAACAGTCCGCGCTTACGCGCTGTTTTACGGACGGGAAGGCTATACCGCCCTGGAAACCGGTCTGGAGGGCAAGGTGAATTGGAAGCTGGGCGACCACTATTCGTTGGAAGTTCTCGCGGGCACCTCCATCGTGAACCTCGAACCTGACGGCCTGCCGCCTGCGGAATTGGGCGAAACGGTATATGGAAACCCGCGGCTTCGCTTCACCCAGACATTGGATTATCGCGACAGCACCGTCCTGCCGAAGAAGGGATGGCACCTGGACAGCCCGTTGGAAATCGGTGCCGCGGTGGGGGATCTCACCACCTCCTACGTGAAGGGAGGCGTCAACGGGGGATGGTATCACCCGATCAATGCGAACTACAGCGTTGGTTTGGGAGGTGAGTTCGGCATGCTGGTCCCGACGGGCGACGGTGAGAACCTGCCCATCGACCTGCGGATGTTCAATGGTGGCGCACGGAGCGTTCGCAGCTTCCCCGAGCGGGAACTGGGGCCGACGGTGAACGGCCATCCAACAGGCGGCGAAGCCGCTTGGAATGCGAATGCCGAGCTGATCCGCAGTATCACGGGAAGTGTCAGCGCGGTGGTGTTCCTGGACGCGGGTGCGCTGTCCCGCGAGTATTATGAACTGTCCCAGAGCGAACTGGAGATGGCGGTCGGTCTCGGCGTCAGGCTGAATCTGCCGATTGGCCCTGTGCGGTTGGAGTATGGTTACAATCTGACCCAGGATCCCGGCGAACCTGTTGGCACGCTGCATTTCGCAATCGGAACGGCGTATTGA
- a CDS encoding translocation/assembly module TamB domain-containing protein: MKYRLLILLGLLLLGLVWLNGPGLRLITPRVAVHFLEKAGLRGNFTVGGNLTGGLSFSDLHIEGDKELASLSIDKVTPEYEWRGLIRGELKGLTIDGVHADLRLGLEKPEEPEKPPLDLKKLVTTVRSIRGRVIPLNLELRNLTLAATREGKPVIGLAKSGLSHAAGSDDIRLELGAITDASGREWPAQQSAIVWSQDALDIRRIDPLPGVSLRDLVVQLPAGGEPSLDGELHLDEAVFLLYAAPGFSSAKIDLKEGKLQVDETARRFGVELPAAATLTSLSVELDQLLPDPKSATGTVRTLLENVAWQDWLSSELSLDATLTDAQATVNGRSKLLGTEIAVEATAPVARSEKSFTLGETTGKFNVADVPALLRELSARVPAIDPEAVAPASSIDGSFSVAFASNKPQSADVDLSLKPQDVTIATPMNIKARWAPDQPLAADLVLDGAKVNTTYQIQTAGYKASAEFEEFTTARIERWLSIAKVKLGGTASLTGRWDGGGEIKANKHRGELSFTQATWSREMAEPITAIGGMAYDWPSGFETKGLRVRMGEQGVALEAALSHGLLDLRNFTWTRGIEELAHGTASLPIPEDFSKWRDTLARDARPLDVSIDSKVLSLGLLKEWVPALEQLDPRSTGQLGIHVSGTYSDPLIDAKFVARDLRSPARPQLPPADLKISLVGGEGRLRLEGEATSPDFPAAVMKADMAFRPAEWAQNPASIKDEDLVARLDLPRLDLSRFNTLVPSAEQLSGALTGNVGVSGKVGKPEIKGLLELTGGALRLKDQRIPPLEGVAAAVEFALDRAVVKNLRATVAGGSLQGEGTLSLSEGKPGPLDVRLRGNHLPLLRNDYLIVRANGDLRLQGAWENAVVSGSVGLVDSIFYRDIELLPIGTPFTGPSAAAIPKFDKSQTQVGGMPEPFRNWGLNVTVRTDAPLIIRGNLANGDISGSMKIGGNLGNPAPDGDFKVRNFKASLPFSTLSVRSGLISFKPDSGFDPILEIRGTAEPRPYTVNVYAYGNASNPQLLLTSNPPLPDNEIMTLLATGTTTSGLEDPSVASSRAMHLLAEEIRHGRVSYTRRLRPLLGLLDKVNFSVAESDPYSNDKFSTATISLTDKWFLSTGMGETGDSRILAIWRLTFH; this comes from the coding sequence TTGAAATACCGACTGCTGATTTTGCTCGGCCTTCTGTTGCTGGGGCTTGTGTGGCTGAACGGACCGGGGTTGCGCCTCATCACCCCGAGGGTGGCGGTGCATTTCCTCGAAAAAGCCGGACTGCGGGGAAATTTTACTGTCGGAGGGAATTTGACCGGCGGACTCTCGTTTTCGGATCTCCACATCGAGGGGGACAAGGAACTCGCCAGTCTTTCCATCGACAAGGTGACACCCGAATACGAGTGGAGGGGACTCATCAGGGGGGAATTGAAAGGCCTGACCATCGATGGTGTTCATGCGGATCTCCGGCTCGGGCTGGAAAAGCCTGAGGAGCCGGAAAAACCGCCGCTCGACTTGAAAAAACTCGTCACCACCGTGCGCTCCATCCGCGGTCGGGTCATTCCGTTGAACTTGGAACTCAGGAATCTTACCCTGGCTGCGACCCGGGAGGGTAAACCGGTGATCGGTCTTGCGAAAAGCGGTCTCTCCCACGCTGCGGGAAGCGATGACATCCGGCTGGAGTTGGGAGCCATCACCGATGCGTCCGGTCGCGAATGGCCGGCCCAGCAGTCCGCCATTGTCTGGTCGCAGGACGCGCTGGACATCCGGCGGATCGATCCGCTGCCCGGGGTAAGCTTGCGGGACCTCGTCGTGCAGCTCCCTGCCGGTGGCGAACCTTCGCTTGATGGCGAACTGCATCTGGATGAGGCCGTTTTCCTGCTTTACGCGGCACCGGGTTTTTCTTCGGCCAAGATCGACCTGAAGGAGGGGAAACTCCAGGTGGACGAGACCGCCAGACGTTTCGGCGTGGAGTTGCCCGCAGCCGCGACCCTCACCTCCCTCTCTGTGGAGCTGGACCAACTGCTGCCAGACCCGAAGTCCGCCACAGGCACGGTGCGGACGCTGTTGGAGAATGTCGCCTGGCAGGATTGGCTTTCATCGGAGTTGAGCCTGGACGCCACGCTCACCGACGCGCAGGCCACCGTGAACGGCCGTAGCAAGTTGCTTGGCACGGAGATCGCGGTGGAGGCCACCGCTCCTGTCGCCCGCTCGGAGAAGAGTTTCACCCTCGGTGAAACGACTGGAAAATTCAATGTCGCGGACGTCCCGGCATTGCTGCGGGAATTGTCCGCGAGGGTTCCAGCCATCGATCCGGAAGCGGTGGCTCCGGCGTCCTCGATTGACGGCAGTTTCAGCGTCGCCTTCGCATCCAACAAGCCTCAGTCGGCCGACGTGGATCTGTCGCTCAAGCCCCAGGATGTGACGATTGCCACTCCCATGAACATCAAGGCACGCTGGGCTCCTGATCAACCGCTTGCCGCGGACCTCGTGTTGGATGGTGCCAAAGTGAATACCACTTACCAAATCCAAACCGCCGGTTACAAGGCTTCGGCGGAGTTCGAGGAATTCACCACCGCCCGGATCGAGCGCTGGCTTTCCATCGCCAAGGTAAAGTTGGGAGGAACCGCAAGTCTGACAGGCCGGTGGGATGGCGGAGGCGAAATAAAGGCCAACAAGCACCGGGGAGAACTGTCCTTCACCCAAGCCACCTGGTCGAGGGAGATGGCCGAGCCGATCACCGCCATCGGCGGGATGGCCTATGATTGGCCCTCCGGGTTTGAGACCAAGGGGCTGAGAGTGCGCATGGGGGAGCAAGGTGTGGCATTGGAAGCGGCGCTTTCCCATGGGTTGCTGGACCTCCGTAATTTCACGTGGACCCGTGGCATCGAGGAACTCGCCCATGGCACGGCCAGTCTTCCCATACCGGAAGACTTTTCAAAATGGCGCGACACACTGGCGAGGGACGCACGTCCGTTGGATGTGTCCATCGACTCGAAGGTGCTTTCATTGGGACTCCTGAAGGAGTGGGTTCCCGCTCTGGAACAACTGGATCCACGCTCCACCGGGCAGCTCGGCATCCATGTCTCCGGGACCTATTCCGATCCGCTGATCGACGCGAAATTCGTCGCCCGCGACCTGCGTTCGCCCGCCCGGCCGCAACTTCCGCCCGCGGATTTGAAGATCTCGCTCGTCGGGGGCGAAGGACGTCTCAGGTTGGAAGGTGAGGCGACCTCACCCGATTTCCCCGCCGCCGTGATGAAGGCGGACATGGCGTTCCGTCCGGCGGAATGGGCGCAGAACCCGGCGTCCATCAAGGACGAGGATTTGGTGGCACGATTGGACCTTCCCCGCCTCGACCTCTCCCGTTTCAACACCCTGGTCCCCTCAGCGGAGCAACTCTCCGGTGCCTTGACCGGGAATGTCGGCGTCAGCGGAAAAGTCGGCAAGCCTGAGATCAAGGGGCTGCTGGAACTGACAGGTGGCGCGCTCCGACTGAAAGACCAGCGCATCCCGCCGCTGGAAGGGGTGGCGGCAGCCGTGGAATTCGCGCTGGACCGGGCGGTGGTGAAAAATCTTCGCGCGACCGTCGCCGGTGGCAGCTTGCAGGGGGAGGGAACCCTCTCGCTGAGCGAGGGCAAGCCGGGTCCTCTGGATGTTCGCCTGCGTGGCAACCATCTGCCATTGCTGCGGAACGACTACCTGATCGTCCGTGCCAATGGTGATCTACGGTTGCAAGGCGCTTGGGAAAATGCGGTCGTTTCGGGCAGCGTGGGCCTGGTGGACAGTATTTTCTACCGGGACATCGAGCTGTTGCCGATCGGCACGCCCTTCACCGGTCCCTCCGCCGCCGCGATTCCCAAGTTCGACAAATCACAGACGCAGGTCGGCGGCATGCCCGAGCCGTTCCGGAACTGGGGACTGAATGTGACGGTGCGCACCGATGCCCCGCTCATCATCCGGGGGAATCTTGCGAATGGTGATATCTCGGGCAGCATGAAAATCGGCGGGAATCTGGGCAACCCCGCCCCGGACGGTGACTTCAAGGTCCGCAATTTCAAGGCGAGCCTGCCTTTCAGCACCTTGTCTGTCAGATCGGGACTGATCAGTTTCAAACCGGACTCCGGTTTCGATCCCATCCTTGAGATAAGGGGGACCGCCGAGCCCCGCCCCTATACGGTGAATGTCTATGCCTATGGGAACGCCTCCAATCCACAACTTCTCCTGACTTCGAATCCTCCTCTGCCGGACAACGAGATCATGACCCTTCTCGCCACCGGCACGACAACTTCCGGATTGGAGGACCCGTCTGTGGCCTCATCGCGGGCGATGCACCTGCTCGCCGAGGAAATCCGTCACGGGCGTGTCAGCTACACCCGCAGGCTGCGACCGTTGCTGGGTTTGTTGGACAAGGTGAACTTCAGTGTGGCGGAGAGCGATCCGTATTCGAACGACAAGTTTTCCACAGCCACCATTTCACTTACTGACAAGTGGTTCCTCTCCACCGGCATGGGAGAGACCGGCGATTCACGAATCCTCGCCATCTGGCGGCTTACCTTCCACTGA
- a CDS encoding type I phosphomannose isomerase catalytic subunit: MEPIIFTPLYMERVWGGRELEHVYGRSLPDPSLPFGEAWEIVDRENEQSVVTGGTYAGAALHDLWTNHREEIFGLGYQNHPRFPILIKVLDARDDLSIQVHPPVHLADSLGGEPKTEMWYIADCEPDAKLYVGLKNGITRDDFEKSIADGTVADCVHAVEPKAGDSIFIASGRLHAIGAGFLIHEIQQNSDTTYRVFDWNRLGLDGKPRELHVAESLASIDFHDFEPTMDTPLGDNLASCDYFKTDRKLLNAGESIVNPREDRFSILSVANGQLESAEGTRFEKGQFLLVPRGGAPLKAVADSTVLQITLPL, translated from the coding sequence ATGGAACCGATCATCTTCACCCCGCTTTACATGGAACGCGTCTGGGGCGGCCGCGAACTGGAACACGTTTATGGACGCTCACTGCCGGATCCGTCCCTGCCCTTCGGCGAGGCATGGGAGATCGTGGACCGGGAAAACGAGCAGTCCGTCGTCACGGGCGGCACCTATGCCGGTGCCGCGCTGCATGACCTGTGGACCAACCACCGCGAGGAAATCTTCGGCCTTGGCTACCAGAACCACCCTCGCTTCCCCATCCTCATCAAGGTGCTTGACGCCCGGGACGACCTCTCCATCCAGGTCCATCCGCCCGTCCACCTTGCTGATTCCCTCGGTGGCGAGCCGAAAACCGAAATGTGGTACATCGCGGATTGCGAGCCGGACGCGAAACTCTACGTCGGCTTGAAGAACGGCATCACCCGCGATGATTTCGAGAAGTCCATCGCGGACGGAACGGTCGCGGATTGCGTGCACGCCGTCGAACCCAAGGCCGGTGACTCCATTTTCATCGCCTCCGGACGCCTGCACGCCATCGGCGCGGGATTCCTGATCCATGAGATCCAGCAGAATTCGGATACGACCTACCGGGTGTTCGACTGGAACCGCCTCGGCCTGGATGGGAAACCCCGCGAACTCCATGTCGCCGAGTCGCTGGCGAGCATCGATTTCCACGACTTCGAGCCCACCATGGACACCCCGCTGGGTGACAACCTGGCGAGCTGTGATTACTTCAAGACGGATCGCAAGTTGCTCAACGCGGGCGAAAGCATCGTCAATCCCCGCGAAGACCGCTTCTCGATCCTCTCGGTCGCGAACGGCCAGTTGGAAAGCGCCGAAGGAACACGGTTTGAGAAAGGACAGTTCCTGTTGGTGCCTCGTGGCGGTGCCCCGTTGAAGGCGGTGGCGGACTCCACGGTCCTGCAGATCACGCTGCCGCTCTGA